A stretch of DNA from Brevibacillus ruminantium:
AGATACACGGAAAGGGTACGTTTGTCGTCGGTGAACAAATGGAATACCCGTTGGCGGAGAGGCTGATTTCCATCGCCGAAACCATGATCGAAAGCCACAAAGACTTTACGACAAGATTGCTTGGTATGGAGACTGCCGCTGCGGATCAAACGGTAAGCAGATTTTTAGAGCTGGAACAGTCCGATCAGGTATATCACCTCAAGCGGTTGCGGTTTATTGAGGATACACCGGTCGTCTTTCTGGAGAACTTTTTGCCGAAGCAGCTATTCCCCGGCCTCGATCAGCACAACTTTGAAGAGAATACGCTGTTTTCCATCATTGAAGATCGCTATAAGCTGAAAATATCGTGGGGGAAACGATCCTTTCTGGGCAAAGGTGCTGATGAAAAGATCGCGGAGATGCTTGAGATTGACAAGGGAACGCCGATTACCTTCCTGGAGCAGACAATATACACCGAGGACAATCGACCGATTGAATATTCAAAAGTGTGGCTGCGCAATGATCAGATCAAGCTGACGTCGATTTTGAAGCGAGTGTAGAGCGAGACACCCGAGACAGATTCGAGAAGAAACGCAAAAATTCGTGACATACAAGACGAAAAGGTGCCTAGCATAACGAGAACATTCCTTGTTTTCGGCAGGTCCAATCTTTTATAGCGGTAAAAGCATGATGCAATCAGCCGCACGAAAAAAACGGGAGGCTCCCATTTCGAAGCCCCCGTTTTTTTGTGTTCCATTTTGTGTTCAATAATAAAGACTTTCTGTCCACGAGCATTTTCGGCAGGTGCGGGAGAGCGGCGTCTCCTGAAATTCATGCGGGCATGCCTTCTGCATCTCTGCCAATTGCTGGCGCAGCTCTGCCAAGGCTGTCTCCAGCCGCATGATTTCCGTCCGTATGACGCGGGGATCTGTCTCCCGCATCATTGCCGATCGATCCCTTTGTACAACTGCCCGCCCTGCTTGCGAAATTCCTTCGCTTTTTCTTGCATGCCCGCCTCAATTTCACTCTGGTCAAGCAGGGGAGACGGGTTTTCCCGGGCATAGGCCCGAATATCCTGCGTGATTCTCATGCTGCAAAACTTCGGACCGCACATGGAGCAGAAATGCGCGGATTTGGCTCCCTCGGCTGGCAATGTCTCGTCATGGTACTCACGGGCCCGCTCGGGGTCGAGGGAGAGGTTGAACTGGTCGTTCCAGCGAAACTCGAATCTGGCTTTGGAAAGAGCGTCGTCACGCACTTTGGCGCGCGGATGACCTTTGGCCAGATCGGCTGCA
This window harbors:
- a CDS encoding GntR family transcriptional regulator; translated protein: MIEKTGPEPIYIQAKNWIRGKVANGEWKPKEKLPSESDLAAALGISRGTIKQAIKQLITEGILVQIHGKGTFVVGEQMEYPLAERLISIAETMIESHKDFTTRLLGMETAAADQTVSRFLELEQSDQVYHLKRLRFIEDTPVVFLENFLPKQLFPGLDQHNFEENTLFSIIEDRYKLKISWGKRSFLGKGADEKIAEMLEIDKGTPITFLEQTIYTEDNRPIEYSKVWLRNDQIKLTSILKRV
- a CDS encoding EscE/YscE/SsaE family type III secretion system needle protein co-chaperone, translated to MMRETDPRVIRTEIMRLETALAELRQQLAEMQKACPHEFQETPLSRTCRKCSWTESLYY